In a single window of the Desulfocurvibacter africanus subsp. africanus DSM 2603 genome:
- a CDS encoding SEC-C metal-binding domain-containing protein, with the protein MAAVMVGRSRLQTIRNNPCPCGSGRKYKACCLDSSAAAQGICRQVSTTGTQNDEAEYLRFRLGAVLLRAVPQGGFSGVSLRSVSGTSFPGP; encoded by the coding sequence ATGGCGGCAGTGATGGTGGGAAGGAGCCGCCTACAAACCATACGCAACAATCCCTGCCCCTGCGGGAGCGGCCGTAAATACAAGGCCTGCTGCCTGGACAGCAGCGCCGCAGCTCAAGGGATTTGCCGGCAGGTTTCGACGACAGGAACTCAGAATGACGAAGCGGAGTATCTGCGGTTCAGGCTTGGCGCAGTTCTGCTCAGAGCTGTTCCTCAGGGAGGATTCTCAGGAGTGTCGCTGCGCAGCGTCTCCGGAACCTCGTTTCCGGGTCCTTGA